In a single window of the Nicotiana tomentosiformis chromosome 10, ASM39032v3, whole genome shotgun sequence genome:
- the LOC138899796 gene encoding tropomyosin-1-like — MKVFKTHGLDSGTVANISISQLQQKIEVIGQLREEVDMMKEETLGWKEGMDHFDSEKETALSQLSSVESQLRGMKEKSSAQEGKIAELEARLASEHAKAKSKDEKAKAEADAIVAIFRADAKAAQAKECETKAATLASDDDDESKSGSDSEEDLYGEETAPVDNQEP; from the exons ATGAAAGTCTTTAAAACTCATGGActcgattcgggaacggtggctaatatttcaatatcacagctgcagcagaagatcGAGGTGATCGGGCAGCTCCGCGAGGAGGTCGATATGATGAAGGAGGAGACCTTGGGTTGGAAGGAAGGTATGGACCACTTTGAttcagaaaaagagactgctttatcccaattgtcatcggtcgaaagtcagcttcgaggcatgaaaGAGAAGAGCTCGGCCCAGGAAGGAAAAATAGCGGAGCTCgaagctcggttggcttccgaacatGCAAAGGCCAAATCTAAAGACGAGAAGGCTAAAGCTGAGGCAGATGCGATCGTGGCCATCTTTCGAGCTGATGCCAAAGCAGCTCAA GCTAAAGAGTGTGAAACCAAAGCTGCAACGCTGGCCTCCGATGATGACGACGAGAGCAAAAGCGGGTCTGACAGCGAAGAGGACCTCTATGGAGAAGAAACTGCCCCCGTAGATaatcaggaaccttag